From one Anopheles cruzii chromosome 3, idAnoCruzAS_RS32_06, whole genome shotgun sequence genomic stretch:
- the LOC128271271 gene encoding neuroserpin-like, whose amino-acid sequence MASGRRQLLSCLVPLLLICGSQNVAPMMQLRFPFSHTNFSLSLYKAAFKPEQNVIVAPFTLQNSIAMLYSIASGASRERLREVFALPANFSEFLAEQKELHYTLSEGSEGFRMKNRIIVNGFREVDSQMRDIMAEDLNTLLMYLDFSQRESVMRRANHFLNVRTNGLIRDTLFLGDVPKHLQLIQLSAGLCRPPFASGFDARDTFARDFRSGWIEKLYQTTTMYKEGDFRFARIPELEIEVLELPFQARSDSSMWIMLPDRDAGLERIVKVLEPEHFDAIHAHFSSKRASIVVPVFSIKTEFNATDFLRDTIGLEPLFRLRELRFFSDQDSGLDSVMHRAAISVHERTAEAGGVAAVHSFSKRSTASYQFYVGRSFLFAILKRSSKQILFIGHLYRPHDLVEV is encoded by the exons atggcgTCAGGACGTCGTCAACTTCTGTCATGCCTGGTGCCACTGTTGTTGATTTGCGGGTCCCAAAATGTTGCCCCGATGATGCAGCTCCGCTTCCCGTTCAGCCACACCAACTTCAGTCTCAGTCTGTACAAG GCAGCCTTCAAACCGGAGCAGAATGTGATCGTGGCACCGTTTACGCTCCAGAACTCGATCGCGATGCTGTACTCGATCGCGAGCGGTGCATCGCGCGAACGGCTGCGGGAAGTGTTTGCGCTGCCGGCCAACTTCAGCGAGTTCCTGGCAGAGCAGAAGGAACTGCACTACACGCTCAGCGAAGGATCGGAGGGCTTCCGGATGAAGAACCGCATCATCGTGAACGGGTTCCGCGAGGTGGACTCCCAAATGCGGGACATTATGGCCGAGGACCTAAACACGCTGCTCATGTACCTGGACTTTTCGCAACGCGAGAGTGTGATGCGGAGGGCGAACCACTTTCTGAACGTGCGCACGAACGGCCTCATCCGGGACACGCTGTTCCTGGGGGACGTTCCGAAGCACCTGCAGTTGATACAGCTGAGCGCGGGGCTATGCCGACCTCCGTTTGCCAGTGGGTTCGACGCCCGGGATACCTTCGCGCGCGACTTTCGGTCCGGGTGGATCGAAAAGCTGTACCAAACGACCACCATGTACAAGGAGGGTGACTTTCGGTTCGCGCGCATCCCGGAGCTGGAGATCGAAGTGCTGGAGTTGCCGTTCCAGGCGCGCAGCGATTCGAGCATGTGGATCATGCTCCCGGACCGGGACGCTGGGCTGGAGCGGATCGTGAAGGTGCTGGAGCCGGAACACTTTGACGCGATCCACGCCCATTTCAGCAGCAAGCGGGCCAGCATCGTGGTGCCGGTGTTCTCGATCAAGACGGAGTTTAATGCGACAGACTTTCTGCGCGACACGATCGGGCTCGAGCCGTTATTTCGGTTACGGGAGCTGCGGTTCTTCAGCGACCAGGACTCCGGGCTGGACAGTGTGATGCACCGGGCCGCGATCAGTGTTCACGAGCGTACGGCCGAGGCCGGTGGTGTGGCGGCCGTTCACAGCTTCAGCAAACGCAGCACCGCCAGCTACCAGTTCTACGTCGGACGGTCGTTTCTGTTCGCCATCCTGAAGCGCTCCTCGAAGCAGATTCTGTTCATTGGCCACCTATACCGGCCACACGATTTGGTCGAAGTGTGA